A window of the Juglans microcarpa x Juglans regia isolate MS1-56 chromosome 5D, Jm3101_v1.0, whole genome shotgun sequence genome harbors these coding sequences:
- the LOC121264613 gene encoding dnaJ protein ERDJ3A, whose product MDTRLPLWIILSVSLFVLILEAKTIDPYKILGVERNASQREIQKAFHKLSLQHHPDKNKNKGAQEKFAEINNAYEILSDEEKRKNYDMYGDEKGSPGFDAGYSGDNGGYTYFRSGGPGHDRFNFRPGEWQSTDGQGGSKSFSFSFGGSGGPGSFDFGIDDIFANFFGGESKGGGWFGGFGGSSQSATRSSPKSIRTINSQAFQKEIADQGITWLLLSYTPSLKENQHFESIIEEVASSLGGALKVGSINCDTELSFCKDLGIYPRRAARVFVYSYIASDRGSLVEYSGDLAVKSLKSFCQEHLPRFSKGVDLSHFEFSSATVEKLPRVMLLSKKKDTPAIWRVLSGLYRKRFVLYDSEVRDVTDPAVKRLGVDALPAIVGWLSNGEKHILKTGISVKDLKSAVHDLSNLLDSFEKKNKKAGAKKAQAATVEKHIPLLTGSSFDALCGESTPVCIIGAYRSSRAREKLESILSMVSQKSLSRRRISAFGSRDSISYTLLDATKQAAFLNAFDKGGFKSADKLLVAYKPRKRKFAAYVGEMTTEEVEGFISSVLNGDIQFKETRQKPSLK is encoded by the exons ATGGATACCCGTTTACCGTTGTGGATTATTCTCTCGGTTTCGCTATTCGTTTTAATCTTAGAAGCGAAAACCATCGACCCCTACAAG ATTCTTGGGGTTGAGCGAAATGCAAGCCAACGTGAAATTCAGAAGGCTTTCCACAA gcTTTCTCTTCAACATCATCCAGACAAGAATAAAAACAAGGGAGCGCAAGAGAAGTTCGCTGAAATTAATAATG CTTACGAAATTTTATCTgatgaagaaaagagaaaaaactatGATATGTATGGGGATGAGAAGGGTAGTCCTGGATTTGATGCTGGCTATTCTGGGGACAATGGTGGATATACTTATTTCAGGAGTGGTGGACCAGGGCATGATCGGTTTAATTTCAGACCTGGTGAATGGCAGAGTACGGATGGCCAGGGAGGTTCCAAgtcattctctttttcttttggtggtTCTGGTGGTCCAGGATCATTTGATTTTGgtattgatgatatttttgcCAATTTTTTTGGCGGTGAAAGCAAAGGTGGGGGTTGGTTTGGTGGTTTTGGTGGTTCGTCTCAGTCTGCCACTAGGAGTTCCCCAAAGAGCATTAGGACCATCAATTCACAGGCCTTTCAGAAAGAAATAGCTGACCAGGGGATCACATGGCTTTTGTTATCTTACACACCTTCATTGAAGGAGAATCAACACTTCGAATCAATCATAGAGGAGGTTGCCAGTTCACTTGGAGGAGCTTTAAAG GTTGGAAGTATAAATTGTGACACCGAATTGTCTTTCTGTAAGGACCTTGGCATATATCCCCGCAGAGCAGCCAGGGTGTTTGTGTATTCTTATATAGCAAGTGATCGGGGTTCCTTGGTGGAGTACAGTGGTGATTTGGCTGTGAAGAGTTTGAAATCTTTTTGCCAAGAACACTTGCCAAGATTTTCAAAAGGAGTTGACCTGAGTCATTTTGAATTTTCCTCTGCGACAGTTGAAAAATTGCCTAGGGTCATgcttctttctaaaaaaaaagatacaccTGCTATTTGGCGAGTTCTCAGTGGGTTGTATCGCAAACGGTTTGTCCTCTATGATTCAGAG GTTCGTGATGTTACTGATCCAGCTGTGAAAAGGTTAGGAGTTGATGCACTTCCTGCTATAGTTGGTTGGCTATCAAATGGGGAGAAGCATATTCTTAAAACAGGGATCTCTGTGAAAGATCTGAAATCAGCAGTTCATGATCTTAGTAATTTACTTGATAGTTTtgagaaaaagaacaagaaggCAGGAGCCAAGAAAGCACAAGCTGCTACGGTGGAGAAACATATACCTCTGCTTACAGGGTCAAGTTTTGATGCTCTATGTGGTGAGTCAACTCCGGTTTGCATTATTGGTGCTTACAGATCTTCCAGAGCAAGGGAAAAGCTGGAATCAATCCTATCCATG GTGTCTCAGAAATCACTATCAAGGCGGCGAATTTCAGCCTTTGGCTCGAGGGATTCCATTTCCTACACCCTCTTAGATGCCACAAAGCAGGCAGCATTCCTAAATGCATTTGACAAAGGAGGATTTAAATCCGCAGATAAGTTGTTAGTGGCCTACAAACCACGGAAGAGGAAGTTTGCAGCTTATGTAGGTGAAATGACGACAGAAGAAGTAGAGGGGTTTATCAGCTCTGTACTTAATGGGGACATACAGTTTAAGGAGACACGACAGAAACCAAGCCTCAAGTGA